TACAACCGTAAGCCCGGATATACGCAAATGGCAGACAAATACGCCGCGAGGGAGTGGATTTGTCGTGAATTGAGTGAGAGAGGTTACGAATATCCCGACAGTTTTTTACCTGCGGTGTACGGTAAATGGGACTGTTTCGACGCAATCGATTTTTCGAATCTGCCCGATTCTTTTGTGCTCAAGACCAATCACGACAGCGGAACAGTCGTACTTGTTCCCGATAAATCGAAATTCGACGCCAAAGCCGCCAGAAAGAAGCTCACAAAAAGTTTGGCGAAGAATTATTACACACGCGGGAGGGAGTATGTATACAGAGATATAAAGCCCTGCATCTTCGCTGAAGAATGCTTGGGTTATAACATCAATGATTATAAATTTTTCTGCTTCGACGGAAAGGTTCGCGTCCTATATGTTGTTTTTGACCGATCTATTAAACCCAAGATCAATGTTTACACACCAGATTGGAATTTTATTCCGTTACAGATAGAATACCCCAATGACCCGAATCATATCATTCCCCGACCCAAAGTTTTGAGCGAGATGATAAAAATTGCCGAAATCCTGTCCCAGGGTATGCCGTTTTTGCGTGTGGATTTATACAACATTCTTGACAGAATTTATATTGGCGAGCTGACATTCTATCCCACAGGTGGCTACATTTTATTTTACCCCGATTCATACAATGAAATATTCGGAGAGTGGATTAAATTACCGGATACGAAAACGCTTTAATAAACGTTCAAGCTCAAACAGCGAAATATACACGCAATCATACGGCCTTTGGCTGGTTGGTGTTTAATAAGGCGGTCAAGTGTGAAATAAGCGAGGCCAAGCGATGGTCTTGTGAAATAAAAAACTGGCGCCAGTCATTTCTCAGATCATTTCTCAGATCATTTTGCTCATTTTTCGGAGTTTAGACTCCAAAGTTCACCGTCACAGTGGTTCCTTCTCCTAAGCGGCTCGTCAACACCACTTTTGCGTTACAGGCTAGGGCGATATGCTTGACGATCGCGAGCCCCAGACCTGTCCCCCCCGTTTTTCTCGACCGAGATTTATCCACTCTGTAAAATCGCTCGAATACCCTGGCCTGCGCTTCTTCTGGAATCCCTATGCCCGTGTCCGAAACGGACACCGTGACGCGCCCGTCATCCCTCTCGTCTCTACCGACCGACACCTTCACGGCGCCCCCTGGTTTGTTGTACTTGACAGCGTTGTCGATAAGATTATAAAACATTTCGTAGATCATGGCGCGGTTTGCCTTGAGGACAGCCTCCTTTCCCGCCACGGGCACATCTATGGTCACGGAAATTTCGTTTTCCTCGGCCTTTAACGCCAGCGCATCGACGGCCTCTCCGGCGACGGCTGCCAGGTTCACGTCCTCGATGGTCTCCAGAGACCTCCCCTCAACCATCTCGGAGATCATCATAATGTCCTCCACCAGGGCGATCAAACGTGTAGCCTCGTCTTTAATTTTCTCGGCGAAGGAAGACCGATCTTCCTCCTTGGCCATACCGTTCACGAGCATCTCCGCGTAACCTGATATACTCGTAAGCGGTGTTTTTAGCTCGTGGGAAACGTTGGCGGAAAACTCGCGGCGTATTTTCTCTGCCTTAGCTCGTTCCGTGGTGTTCAGAAACAAAATAATCGCACCGCTGTGGCTCACGGAGCTGAAATACACGCGGTATGTTTGGCCGGAACGCTCCAAGTCCATTTCTCCGCTGCGACCAGAGAGAGCGTTCCGCATGTTTTTCAGGAGGTCGATATCTCGCAGAAGTTCCAAAATGTTTTTTCCTTCCATTGATTTCGGGGCCATTGATTTCGGGGCCGACTCTTTTGCCGTTTCGGCTCCGAAAATACGTAAAACGCTTTTGTTGGCGGAAAGAATGATTCCCCGCCCATCGACGAGAACAACGCCCTCCCTCATGTTGTCCATGATTGCGTCGATGGTGTCCGTCTTCCTTTGTAAATCTTCCAGTTGCTCGATAATGCGCCCGCGTTGTGCCGTTATCGCGCGGACGAAAGGGGACAGTTCCTCGTAAGGTGGTGTTAGCACTGTGTCGACCTGTACCTCATTAATGGGTTCTACGATGCGGTTCGTCAGTTTCCCGGCGACGACGTTGCCGGCGACGACAATAGCCAGCGCTGCACAGACAACGACGGGCAACGCTCCACCGAACATTGAGAAAGCGCTCCTGGTGGTTTTCGCCGCGCGCAAAATTTTGCCGTCCGAGAGCCTAACCGCGTAATAATACGTTTCCTCCCTCAGCGTGGAGGAGAAACGTTTGATCTCCCCAACGCCAGATTCGAGGGCCACTTGCACTTCTTTCCGATCCAAGTGGTTCGGTAGGCTTTCCGCTTGGACGGTGTTATCGTACTCCACCGTCCCATCCGGGTCTATGACGGAAACGCGCAAGTCATTCATGTCCACGGAACGCCCCGTAGAATATCCCATAGAATATCCCATAGAATATACGGATGGAAACGCTGCTATCGCCGCTACGGAGGAGCCGTCTTTGAAGAATTCCACGCGCTCTCTGACCCCCGCTTGTACCGCGGAGACAAATTGACCATAAAAAACGGCACAGAGCGCAAAAGAGGTGACCAAAACACCGCTCATGGCCAAAAGTAACATACTGACATAAATTCGTTTTTTCACGTGTTCGCTTCCCGCCTCTATTTTCTTTTTATTTTTTTACTTTCCCGCTTTGTACCCCACATTGCGCACGGTCTTGATGATGCCACCCGCCTTGCCGAGCTTTTGGCGTAGAGATTTCACGTGCATGTCCACCGTTCGGCTTTCGCCGCAGTAATCAACCCCCCACACCTGGTCCAGAAGCTTCTCCCGGCTCAGCACGATATCTTCGTTCATCATCAGGTAATGGAGCAACTCGAACTCTTTATAGGTCAAGATCACTTCCTTGCCCTCCACGCGCACGGTGCGCCTGCGGTTGTCCAAAACGACCCCGGCGACTTCCATCTTCCCGGAGGTTCTCCTTTCCTCCTCCGCTTCGCTTCGGCGCAATACGGCCCTTACCCGAGCGATGGCCTCCATCACGGAAAAGGGCTTCGTGATGTAGTCGTCCGCGCCCAGGTCCAGCCCCCTGATTCTGTCGTGCTCGGCGCTTTTCGCAGTGAGCATGATGACCGGGATCCACTTGGTGTGGTCCGACGCCTTCAGGCTTTTGAGGATGGAGATTCCGTCGTTCCCCGGAAGCATGATATCCAGCAAAACCAAGGAGGGTAGAACCGTTTTGATCTGGGCGAAAAAACGCTCCCCCTCCGCGAACCCCGTGGTCTCGAAACCCGCAGAGTTCAGGGCATAGGAGACCAAATCCCGGATGTTGTCGTCGTCCTCAACCACGTATATTGTTTGCAGAATGTACCCTCCCTTATGCCCTGAACTCTACAACACTTGTTTATTTTTGTGTTTTCCCGTAATCGAAAAGATAACCCACTCGGCGATGTTCACGGCGTGATCTCCTATGCGCTCATAGTACTTCGCGATCTGCAATAGGTCAAAGGCCTGTTCTCCATTTTCCACGTTTTCGTGCACCAGCCCGATCAACTCTTTCTTGATCGTCGAGTACACGTCGTCCACCACGTCGTCATAAGCGATGACCGCTTGGGCCAGAGCCAGGTCTTTTTTCACGAAGGAGTCAATGCTCTCCTTCACCATCTTGATGGTGCCGGCCGCCATAGTGGAAATGTGCTCCAGTTTCTTAATGTAGGTTTGGCCGGCCAGGTAAACGCAGAGTTCCGAGATATCCGCGGCATGGTCTCCTATGCGCTCCATATCCGTAATCATCTTGAGCGCCGTTGACACCTGACGCAGATCTCCAGCCACCGGTTGTTGGTGCAACAACAGCTTCAAGCACATGCTCTCGATGTCGCGTTCCTGCTCGTTGATCGCTTCGTCTCCAGCGATGATCTGTCGCGCCGCCTCCACGTCCTGCTCCTCCAGGACCTTCGTCGCCCGGGCGATGGCGTGCTCGACGAGGGCACCCATTTCGATCAAACTCGTATTTAGCTTCGATAGTTGCTCGTCAAAACGGAGCCGCATTATCCAAACCTCCCCGTAATATAATCCTCGGTTCGCTTGTCTTGGGGTAGAGCGAACAAGGTCTCAGTCCCGCCGTATTCAACGAGATCCCCTAGTAACAAAAAAGCCGTGTTGTCGCTGATTCTAACGGCCTGTTGCATGTTGTGCGTCACGATGACAATGCTGTAGTTTTCGCGTAAAGTCAGCAGCAGCTCCTCTATTTTACCGGTGGAGATGGGGTCCAGGGCACTGGTCGGCTCGTCCATCAACAACACCTCCGGCGCCACGGCCAGAGCGCGGGCGATGCACATGCGTTGTTGCTGTCCCCCCGACAGCCCCAGAGCGGATTTTTTCAGTCTGTCCTTGACCTCGCCCCAAATCGC
This window of the Synergistaceae bacterium genome carries:
- the phoU gene encoding phosphate signaling complex protein PhoU — protein: MRLRFDEQLSKLNTSLIEMGALVEHAIARATKVLEEQDVEAARQIIAGDEAINEQERDIESMCLKLLLHQQPVAGDLRQVSTALKMITDMERIGDHAADISELCVYLAGQTYIKKLEHISTMAAGTIKMVKESIDSFVKKDLALAQAVIAYDDVVDDVYSTIKKELIGLVHENVENGEQAFDLLQIAKYYERIGDHAVNIAEWVIFSITGKHKNKQVL
- a CDS encoding response regulator transcription factor, producing the protein MVEDDDNIRDLVSYALNSAGFETTGFAEGERFFAQIKTVLPSLVLLDIMLPGNDGISILKSLKASDHTKWIPVIMLTAKSAEHDRIRGLDLGADDYITKPFSVMEAIARVRAVLRRSEAEEERRTSGKMEVAGVVLDNRRRTVRVEGKEVILTYKEFELLHYLMMNEDIVLSREKLLDQVWGVDYCGESRTVDMHVKSLRQKLGKAGGIIKTVRNVGYKAGK
- a CDS encoding PAS domain-containing protein, whose translation is MSGVLVTSFALCAVFYGQFVSAVQAGVRERVEFFKDGSSVAAIAAFPSVYSMGYSMGYSTGRSVDMNDLRVSVIDPDGTVEYDNTVQAESLPNHLDRKEVQVALESGVGEIKRFSSTLREETYYYAVRLSDGKILRAAKTTRSAFSMFGGALPVVVCAALAIVVAGNVVAGKLTNRIVEPINEVQVDTVLTPPYEELSPFVRAITAQRGRIIEQLEDLQRKTDTIDAIMDNMREGVVLVDGRGIILSANKSVLRIFGAETAKESAPKSMAPKSMEGKNILELLRDIDLLKNMRNALSGRSGEMDLERSGQTYRVYFSSVSHSGAIILFLNTTERAKAEKIRREFSANVSHELKTPLTSISGYAEMLVNGMAKEEDRSSFAEKIKDEATRLIALVEDIMMISEMVEGRSLETIEDVNLAAVAGEAVDALALKAEENEISVTIDVPVAGKEAVLKANRAMIYEMFYNLIDNAVKYNKPGGAVKVSVGRDERDDGRVTVSVSDTGIGIPEEAQARVFERFYRVDKSRSRKTGGTGLGLAIVKHIALACNAKVVLTSRLGEGTTVTVNFGV